The following are from one region of the Leptospira andrefontaineae genome:
- a CDS encoding ATP-binding protein has protein sequence MKNGELVLLLEKAFFPAQEGILILEPGSYNILGSNPKACSILGYNSEELKNLSLSNLLARPDSIGNYGNGAEELGISLLWNLRKSNGSLLLADFTINAFSETPNSPLIFHIYQRSEIREIELRLYYLQSILRTLRLLKLNLRSLRLSSESTLFQKICDTLKENPHYSLVWGFYRREDGTDQILIQSDLDSKWRKNLESAWEEKKSKSPFETLLDGKEQFHIYEFGSNVYPEWEEALVAKDFRRSLSLIIKEEGKIIGGIQIISRENMAFDSGENYLYFEIVEDLLSSLQYLRIEKQRRETAKILQFQGALLNSLEVPLLSTDDEGFITYVNNNISALLGISKEEIIGVQVRELLKLEPEAMDMILLGSRAETRITIRGRHEVPFLLASSSLKDDYGNRIGTILLLLDISEQKKNEELIRASEMKLRNLFASMNNGIVILDPQGKVLEVAPILKFYLFQFLNVDVDDEFPSLFPEEAQKGILVKLEECIRTQRAAYLDFSMVLLGEEENYFSIKFLPLKKYQDFPVAAMLIFSDVTQTKILDRQLYETAKFASIGEIAAGIAHEVNNPLQSSLLYLEDLLEHEDPDPIERKKVYKRIEGAALRIRDLIKGLLDLGRRAPRKKELVSPYFILLRACELIEVSCKKNGIELKRVTNPELPQIHVAWQEIEQVLINCLVNAVNAISEMEHKPAIPLIQVSARKELYLNGEMVSFTIQDNGPGMNAEVAEKAFLPLYTTRRTKQGTGLGLTISQRIITDHGGTIHLESNPGQGTKVTVRVPVGKV, from the coding sequence ATGAAGAACGGGGAATTAGTTCTACTCTTAGAAAAGGCCTTCTTTCCCGCCCAGGAAGGAATTCTAATCTTAGAGCCAGGAAGTTATAATATACTCGGCTCAAATCCTAAAGCATGTTCGATCTTAGGTTACAATTCGGAAGAACTAAAGAACCTTAGCCTCAGCAATCTACTAGCTCGCCCGGACAGCATCGGAAATTACGGAAATGGGGCAGAAGAATTAGGCATCTCTCTCCTTTGGAATTTAAGAAAGAGCAATGGGTCACTTCTACTCGCCGACTTCACGATCAACGCTTTCTCGGAAACTCCAAACTCACCTTTAATTTTTCATATCTACCAAAGATCAGAGATCAGAGAGATAGAACTCAGATTATATTATTTGCAAAGTATCTTAAGAACTCTCCGCCTTCTAAAATTGAATTTAAGATCTCTTCGCTTAAGTTCAGAGAGCACACTTTTCCAAAAGATCTGCGATACTCTAAAAGAAAATCCTCATTATAGTTTAGTCTGGGGTTTTTATAGAAGAGAAGATGGAACCGATCAGATCTTAATCCAATCGGACCTGGATTCTAAATGGAGAAAAAATTTAGAATCGGCTTGGGAAGAAAAAAAATCAAAATCTCCTTTCGAAACTCTTTTGGATGGAAAGGAACAATTTCATATTTATGAATTCGGCTCCAATGTGTATCCGGAATGGGAAGAAGCATTAGTTGCAAAAGATTTCAGAAGATCCTTAAGCCTTATCATTAAGGAAGAAGGCAAAATTATCGGTGGGATACAGATCATTTCCAGAGAGAATATGGCATTCGATTCCGGGGAGAATTATCTATATTTCGAGATAGTGGAAGATCTACTTTCCTCGCTTCAATATTTAAGGATAGAAAAACAAAGAAGAGAGACCGCAAAAATTCTACAATTCCAAGGAGCACTCTTAAATTCTTTGGAAGTTCCTCTTTTGTCCACAGATGACGAAGGGTTTATCACTTATGTGAATAATAATATCAGCGCTCTATTAGGTATTTCTAAAGAAGAGATCATTGGTGTCCAAGTAAGGGAACTCCTAAAATTAGAACCGGAAGCGATGGATATGATACTTTTAGGCTCCAGAGCGGAGACTAGGATCACGATCCGAGGCAGACATGAGGTGCCATTTTTATTAGCATCTTCTTCCCTAAAAGATGATTATGGGAATAGGATCGGGACAATTTTACTTCTTTTAGATATTTCGGAGCAAAAGAAGAATGAAGAGTTGATCCGCGCCTCCGAGATGAAACTTAGAAACCTATTCGCTTCCATGAATAATGGGATCGTAATATTGGATCCTCAGGGAAAAGTTTTAGAAGTAGCCCCTATTCTGAAATTTTACCTATTCCAATTTTTAAATGTGGATGTGGATGATGAGTTCCCTTCCCTTTTCCCGGAAGAAGCCCAAAAAGGTATTTTAGTAAAATTAGAAGAATGTATCCGCACACAAAGAGCGGCCTATTTAGATTTCTCCATGGTATTATTGGGAGAAGAGGAAAATTACTTTTCCATAAAGTTCCTTCCGCTCAAAAAATACCAAGACTTTCCCGTTGCCGCGATGTTAATATTCTCCGATGTGACCCAAACTAAGATCTTAGACAGACAATTGTATGAGACTGCAAAATTCGCATCTATCGGAGAGATCGCCGCGGGTATCGCTCACGAAGTAAACAATCCCCTTCAATCCAGTTTATTATACTTAGAAGATCTTTTAGAACATGAAGATCCGGATCCGATTGAAAGAAAAAAGGTATATAAGAGAATTGAAGGCGCCGCTTTGCGGATCAGAGATCTGATCAAAGGTCTTTTAGATTTGGGAAGAAGAGCGCCGAGAAAGAAAGAATTGGTTTCTCCATATTTTATTCTTTTAAGAGCCTGTGAACTTATCGAGGTGAGTTGTAAAAAGAATGGAATCGAATTGAAGCGGGTCACTAATCCTGAACTTCCTCAGATCCATGTTGCTTGGCAAGAAATCGAACAAGTATTGATTAACTGCCTAGTAAATGCAGTTAACGCAATTTCCGAAATGGAACATAAACCGGCAATTCCATTGATACAAGTTTCTGCGCGAAAAGAATTATATTTGAACGGAGAGATGGTGAGTTTTACCATTCAAGATAACGGTCCCGGAATGAACGCAGAAGTCGCGGAAAAGGCATTTTTACCTTTGTATACGACCAGAAGAACGAAACAGGGAACGGGACTCGGATTGACTATCTCTCAGCGTATCATCACTGATCACGGCGGGACTATTCATTTGGAATCCAATCCGGGACAAGGTACAAAGGTCACCGTCCGAGTGCCTGTAGGAAAGGTATGA
- a CDS encoding alpha/beta fold hydrolase, with product MDFVYELFLRNYTRQKIRFMEKELGFQRLQLDLGGHKIFFLKRPSAQRSDKTFFFIHGLLDSATGFRRLAPFLRNDFNLLVPDIPGFGLSPLPKVKYLYQVDVFADLLYNSIRKLALNDVVLAGHSMGSLIAMMIAIRDSEKEKRIRRLVLLAPGGIPHPQRDEMRKLLFPSKTEEIERLLTALYQENVPELGGIAKKALLSQWNNLAHQFLTENTLDREKEIFLGKKLSAVSQKSLIISGTEDPITDPPMVKKLHSYLKKSKLVWIPNAKHALHMERPREVAERINSWL from the coding sequence ATGGATTTTGTATACGAACTTTTTCTTCGAAATTATACCAGACAAAAAATTCGATTTATGGAGAAGGAGCTGGGATTTCAGCGCCTGCAACTTGACCTCGGTGGGCACAAAATTTTTTTCTTAAAGAGACCTTCTGCCCAAAGATCCGACAAAACTTTCTTTTTCATCCACGGACTTCTGGATTCTGCCACAGGTTTCAGAAGGTTGGCTCCTTTTTTACGAAATGACTTCAATCTTTTAGTTCCGGATATTCCTGGTTTCGGGTTAAGTCCTCTTCCTAAAGTGAAATATTTGTACCAAGTCGACGTATTTGCAGACCTTCTTTACAATTCGATCCGCAAACTCGCGTTAAACGATGTGGTTTTGGCCGGACACTCCATGGGGTCTTTGATCGCAATGATGATAGCAATTCGTGATTCTGAAAAAGAAAAAAGGATCCGGAGACTTGTGTTACTTGCGCCGGGTGGAATTCCTCATCCACAAAGAGACGAAATGAGAAAGTTACTTTTTCCCTCTAAAACGGAAGAGATAGAAAGGCTTCTCACAGCATTATATCAGGAGAATGTTCCGGAATTGGGCGGTATCGCAAAAAAAGCCCTGCTCAGTCAGTGGAATAATTTAGCACACCAATTCTTAACAGAGAATACCCTGGACAGAGAGAAGGAAATTTTCTTGGGCAAAAAACTTTCTGCAGTTTCGCAGAAGTCCTTGATCATCTCCGGAACAGAAGATCCGATCACAGATCCTCCAATGGTGAAAAAATTACATTCTTATTTAAAGAAAAGTAAATTGGTATGGATCCCGAACGCGAAACACGCTCTTCACATGGAAAGACCAAGAGAAGTAGCAGAAAGGATCAATTCTTGGCTTTGA
- a CDS encoding response regulator, translating into MEKVKIAIVEDNFEFAHNCANTLSVMEEVDQVEVFSSTEDLSQNHRDKFDLVFMDIVLPGKSGIDYIKERSEFDNDPKYIMLSTLDTDDALLQAMKAGAVGFVLKKDLKDIKEVARMVMKEGGILSPGAAAKVISFFRKPLIKETHSLTPREKEILNHIINGYRTKEIARNFGTKEGTVRIQIKSIFKKLQVNSRVDLVRKYSRF; encoded by the coding sequence ATGGAAAAAGTTAAAATCGCTATAGTTGAAGACAATTTCGAGTTTGCTCATAACTGTGCAAACACTCTCTCTGTAATGGAAGAAGTGGATCAGGTTGAAGTATTTTCTTCCACCGAAGATCTATCACAAAATCACCGGGATAAATTTGATCTTGTATTTATGGACATTGTTCTTCCTGGAAAATCTGGGATTGATTATATAAAAGAAAGATCAGAGTTTGATAATGATCCAAAATACATTATGCTTTCCACGTTAGACACGGACGATGCTTTGTTACAGGCTATGAAGGCGGGTGCGGTTGGATTCGTTCTCAAAAAAGATCTGAAAGATATAAAAGAAGTAGCGAGGATGGTGATGAAAGAAGGAGGAATACTTTCTCCAGGCGCGGCAGCGAAAGTAATTTCTTTTTTCAGAAAACCTTTGATCAAAGAAACACATTCTTTAACTCCAAGAGAAAAAGAAATTTTGAATCATATCATCAACGGTTATAGAACTAAGGAGATAGCGCGTAACTTTGGAACGAAAGAAGGTACTGTCCGGATCCAGATCAAAAGTATTTTCAAAAAATTACAAGTGAACTCAAGGGTGGATCTGGTTCGCAAGTATTCTCGTTTCTAA
- a CDS encoding lysophospholipid acyltransferase family protein, with the protein MKIAVSSFIATTILKIIYMTVRWTEIHVPKKAEELLLQRHGFLLALWHNQIPFVIDFTYKFYVKRYGLEVVPMASQSKDGELATRVISHFGMKPKRGSSKRGGAAALKALVQDAKKGSISLITPDGPTGPVYTLKPGIIQLASMTGFPILSYYAKYDHYRIVQSWDRTPVPKLFSKAEFFISEPFYVPKLNGEEDLEIWRKKFETFMLDQVGISQQEAENLREDIRLSADVKRKRG; encoded by the coding sequence ATGAAGATCGCGGTTTCTTCCTTCATCGCCACTACAATATTAAAAATTATTTATATGACTGTTCGTTGGACTGAAATACATGTCCCGAAAAAAGCGGAAGAGTTACTTCTCCAAAGACATGGATTCCTCTTAGCACTTTGGCATAATCAAATCCCATTCGTCATTGATTTCACATATAAATTTTATGTAAAACGTTACGGTTTAGAAGTGGTCCCCATGGCTTCTCAATCCAAGGACGGAGAATTAGCCACTAGAGTAATCTCACATTTTGGCATGAAACCCAAAAGAGGTTCTAGCAAAAGAGGAGGAGCTGCTGCATTAAAGGCTTTGGTCCAAGATGCCAAAAAAGGAAGTATCAGCCTGATCACTCCTGATGGCCCCACTGGCCCAGTTTACACCCTCAAACCAGGGATCATACAATTAGCTTCCATGACCGGATTTCCGATCTTATCTTATTATGCTAAATATGATCATTATAGGATTGTACAAAGTTGGGATAGGACACCAGTCCCAAAATTATTCTCAAAAGCAGAGTTCTTTATTTCGGAACCATTTTACGTTCCAAAACTAAATGGAGAAGAAGATCTGGAAATTTGGAGAAAAAAATTCGAAACATTCATGTTAGATCAAGTGGGGATCTCCCAACAAGAGGCAGAAAATTTAAGAGAAGATATTAGATTATCGGCGGATGTAAAAAGAAAGCGCGGATAA
- a CDS encoding FAD-binding oxidoreductase, which translates to MSISQDNKNKLKSLLGEERVFFKDETQMDQATFLSFGTDRTKVYVPDYEILTFPKNTQEVSEIVKFAFENDIKIVPSGGRTGYAGGAVAKSGEIVISLTKMDQVLDFDPFFGSLTVQAGMITKNLHKEAEERGFYFPVDFAATGSSHIGGNIATNAGGVRVVHYGLIRQWVLGLKVVTGTGEILEFNGEILKNNTGYDLKHLFIGSEGTLGIITECTLKLTKKPADNRILFTAVPDFPSILELFKETHNMSLPILAFEFLTKYCLDKVMDHLHVPDPFSEVSPYYVLMEFEITEESDDEKLFSFLETIMEKGYVTDGSLAQNSRQAETFWKYREGISESISIDYTVHKNDISLPLRNMNPFLDDMQSLLSSKYPGFEIALFGHIGDGNLHLNIVKPKDLSDAEFFSQCKKVDPSMFELLQKHHGSISAEHGIGLLKKDFLHFSRSTAEIEVMRMIKKALDPKNLLNPGKILP; encoded by the coding sequence ATGAGTATTAGCCAAGATAATAAAAACAAACTCAAATCCCTGTTGGGAGAAGAAAGGGTTTTTTTCAAAGATGAAACCCAAATGGATCAGGCGACATTCCTTTCTTTCGGAACAGACAGAACAAAAGTATATGTTCCGGATTACGAAATTCTAACATTCCCTAAAAATACCCAAGAAGTTTCAGAAATTGTAAAATTCGCGTTCGAGAACGATATAAAGATCGTTCCGTCCGGAGGAAGAACCGGTTACGCAGGTGGAGCAGTAGCTAAATCAGGGGAAATAGTGATCTCTCTCACAAAGATGGATCAGGTTTTGGATTTTGACCCATTTTTCGGATCCTTAACCGTACAAGCAGGAATGATCACTAAAAATCTGCACAAAGAAGCGGAAGAACGAGGTTTTTATTTCCCTGTAGATTTTGCAGCCACAGGTTCCTCTCATATAGGCGGGAACATAGCGACTAACGCAGGTGGGGTCAGAGTAGTTCACTATGGATTGATCCGCCAATGGGTTTTGGGTCTGAAAGTAGTTACAGGAACAGGAGAGATCCTGGAATTTAACGGTGAGATCCTGAAAAACAATACAGGTTATGATCTTAAACATCTATTCATAGGTTCCGAAGGGACATTGGGGATTATCACCGAATGTACTTTAAAACTAACCAAAAAGCCTGCAGACAATCGTATACTTTTCACAGCGGTTCCTGATTTCCCTTCTATATTAGAATTATTTAAAGAAACTCACAATATGTCCTTACCTATTCTGGCATTCGAGTTTCTGACCAAATATTGTTTGGACAAGGTGATGGATCACTTACATGTTCCTGATCCATTTTCGGAAGTGAGTCCGTACTATGTTTTAATGGAATTCGAGATCACTGAAGAATCCGACGATGAAAAACTATTCTCCTTTTTAGAAACCATTATGGAAAAAGGTTATGTTACAGATGGAAGTTTAGCTCAAAACTCCAGACAAGCGGAAACCTTTTGGAAGTATAGAGAAGGTATCAGCGAATCTATTTCTATAGATTACACAGTTCATAAAAACGATATATCCCTCCCTCTTCGAAATATGAATCCTTTCTTGGATGATATGCAGTCTTTACTTTCCTCTAAATATCCTGGTTTTGAGATCGCACTTTTCGGCCATATTGGTGATGGAAATCTTCACTTAAATATAGTAAAACCTAAGGATCTTTCCGATGCGGAGTTTTTCTCTCAGTGTAAAAAAGTAGATCCTTCCATGTTTGAACTATTACAAAAACATCATGGATCAATTAGTGCGGAACATGGGATTGGCCTTTTGAAAAAGGACTTTTTACATTTTTCTCGCTCTACTGCGGAGATAGAAGTAATGAGAATGATCAAGAAGGCTTTAGATCCTAAAAATCTTTTGAATCCGGGGAAAATTCTACCTTAA
- the ppk1 gene encoding polyphosphate kinase 1 — protein sequence MKSPETQTLGSGGNGNKGPIHIGNSDIFFDRELSWVDFNKRVLEEANDPENPLLERLKFLCITESNLDEFYMVRVAGLRNILAEGNDEKSLNGQRASEILTDLSNKVRSFVNVQYETLNQTLEQMKENGIHLILNPDELNKNEIEDIKHYYKEDVSPILTPLSIDPSHPFPHILNKSLNLAIVLTADDEKTGLKKDLFAVVQVPSVLPRFLQLKGEGKTRRFFPLEEIIKLHVDDLFYGMTVKEVYPFRILRDADISIDEEASVKDLLITMKKEIRNRIWGDAVRMDIYEGTSSFVRNTLKELMELQDHEIFDVSSILNISDTMYFYGLEHTSKFKYTFFQQKTTLKFESPEKIFDAIKKKDRLLHHPYQSFGAIEDLLRISSEDPKVLGIKMTLYRTSGDSPIIQYLGQAAENGKQVTVLVELKARFDEERNIKWAQKLEERGVHVVYGVVGLKIHSKMLLIVRREEEHLVRYVHLGTGNYNSTTSKYYTDLSFFTVNKDITEDVSTIFNTITSYAKMPYLNKLAASPHNLKTVFLALIEKETENAKAGKPARIIFKMNSLVDPHIILAMYNASRAGVIIELIIRGICCLKPGLPGISENITVISIVGRFLEHTRIYYFLSGGEESIFLASADCMPRNFERRIEVLFPILDAKNKDRIKKILDVQIRDNVKARLLSSDGIYRKRERVEGEKPVDSQIERMNFTE from the coding sequence ATCAAATCTCCCGAAACCCAAACCTTAGGAAGTGGAGGAAATGGAAACAAGGGACCGATCCATATCGGTAACTCCGATATCTTTTTTGATCGAGAACTTTCCTGGGTGGATTTTAACAAACGGGTTTTAGAAGAAGCCAACGATCCTGAAAATCCTCTTCTCGAACGTCTGAAATTTTTATGTATCACTGAATCAAATTTGGACGAGTTCTATATGGTTCGAGTCGCAGGTTTGCGAAATATATTAGCCGAAGGGAACGACGAAAAAAGTCTGAACGGCCAAAGGGCTTCTGAGATCTTAACCGACTTATCCAATAAGGTAAGAAGTTTCGTAAATGTTCAATACGAAACATTGAACCAAACCCTGGAACAGATGAAAGAGAATGGGATCCATCTCATCTTAAATCCTGATGAATTAAATAAAAATGAAATAGAAGATATCAAACATTATTATAAAGAAGATGTTTCTCCGATCTTAACTCCACTTTCTATAGATCCGTCTCACCCATTTCCTCATATACTTAATAAATCCTTAAACTTAGCGATCGTTCTCACTGCGGACGATGAAAAAACAGGACTTAAAAAAGATCTGTTCGCGGTAGTGCAAGTGCCATCCGTATTACCAAGGTTCTTACAACTCAAGGGAGAAGGTAAGACTAGAAGATTTTTCCCTCTGGAAGAGATCATCAAGCTGCATGTGGATGACTTATTCTATGGAATGACGGTAAAAGAAGTATATCCTTTCCGGATCTTAAGGGACGCAGACATCTCCATAGACGAAGAAGCTTCCGTAAAAGACCTACTCATCACTATGAAAAAAGAGATCCGGAACCGTATCTGGGGAGACGCGGTCAGGATGGACATTTACGAAGGGACTTCTTCTTTCGTACGAAATACTTTAAAAGAACTCATGGAACTGCAAGACCATGAAATTTTCGATGTATCCTCTATATTAAATATTAGTGATACAATGTATTTTTACGGTTTGGAGCATACTTCCAAGTTCAAATATACATTCTTCCAACAGAAGACCACTCTCAAATTCGAATCTCCTGAGAAAATTTTCGACGCTATCAAAAAGAAAGATAGATTATTGCATCACCCTTACCAATCTTTCGGCGCAATCGAAGATCTACTTAGGATTTCCAGCGAGGACCCGAAAGTTCTTGGGATCAAGATGACCTTATATCGGACAAGTGGGGATTCGCCTATTATCCAATATTTAGGACAGGCCGCAGAAAACGGAAAACAGGTCACAGTACTTGTAGAGTTAAAAGCAAGGTTCGACGAAGAACGAAATATCAAATGGGCCCAGAAATTGGAAGAAAGAGGGGTTCACGTAGTATATGGAGTAGTAGGACTCAAGATCCATAGTAAGATGCTTCTAATCGTAAGAAGAGAGGAAGAACATCTAGTACGTTATGTACATCTTGGGACCGGAAATTATAACTCCACAACCAGTAAATATTATACCGACCTAAGTTTTTTCACAGTAAACAAAGATATTACCGAAGATGTTTCTACAATCTTTAATACGATCACCAGTTATGCTAAGATGCCATACTTGAACAAGCTGGCTGCTTCTCCGCATAATCTAAAGACCGTCTTTTTAGCTCTAATCGAAAAAGAGACCGAAAATGCAAAAGCAGGAAAACCTGCACGTATCATTTTCAAAATGAACAGCTTAGTTGATCCTCATATTATATTAGCAATGTATAATGCTAGTCGAGCTGGAGTGATCATTGAGCTGATTATCAGAGGGATCTGTTGTTTAAAACCTGGCCTCCCTGGAATCTCGGAAAATATTACAGTGATATCCATCGTAGGTAGATTTTTAGAGCATACACGTATCTATTATTTCCTTTCAGGCGGAGAAGAAAGTATTTTCCTCGCTTCTGCGGACTGTATGCCTAGAAACTTCGAAAGAAGGATCGAGGTATTATTTCCTATATTAGATGCGAAGAATAAGGATAGGATCAAAAAGATCTTAGATGTTCAGATCAGGGATAATGTAAAAGCCAGACTACTTTCTTCGGATGGGATCTATCGTAAAAGAGAAAGAGTGGAAGGCGAGAAGCCTGTGGATAGCCAGATCGAAAGAATGAACTTCACGGAATAA
- a CDS encoding LIC13259/LIC11441 family protein produces the protein MRNVFAYIAAASVVSVSAPIAAESSELRLFQRLTVFHEQLLSGNDKRTNPKGLSGMIRRAKESSFEERIKYAKSLTFAELLEKAGSREEQEFLYSELCSSLKEIAPKFEFYSFICPKTGKVWISKSQDIQNPYLVDERKVGKLIV, from the coding sequence ATGCGCAACGTATTCGCATATATAGCCGCGGCCTCCGTGGTTTCAGTTTCCGCTCCGATAGCTGCGGAATCGTCCGAGTTGAGATTATTCCAAAGACTTACAGTATTTCATGAACAATTACTTTCTGGTAATGATAAAAGAACAAATCCGAAAGGACTCTCCGGTATGATCCGTAGAGCCAAAGAAAGTTCATTCGAAGAAAGGATCAAATATGCTAAGTCATTGACCTTTGCAGAATTATTGGAAAAGGCAGGCTCAAGAGAAGAGCAAGAATTCTTATATTCGGAATTATGTTCTTCCTTAAAAGAAATAGCACCCAAGTTTGAATTCTATTCTTTTATCTGTCCCAAAACTGGAAAGGTTTGGATCTCTAAATCTCAAGATATTCAAAATCCTTATCTGGTAGATGAAAGAAAAGTAGGAAAACTGATAGTTTAA
- a CDS encoding DinB family protein — protein MIDPEYCVAMAEYNRWQNKSLLNVSEKLKPGELEEDKKLFFGSMAKTWNHIIMMDLSWLDRFHSRPIQKLDFQEMQFSNLTELEKLRTELDSTISEWVKIITSEWLTKDLKFYSYMYKKEITLPIWLLITHFFNHQTHHRSQISTALLQSGLDYGVTDIPWNPFYPKSK, from the coding sequence ATGATTGATCCAGAATACTGTGTCGCTATGGCAGAATACAATCGTTGGCAAAACAAATCCTTACTAAATGTTTCTGAAAAATTGAAACCAGGTGAATTGGAAGAAGATAAAAAATTATTCTTTGGTTCGATGGCAAAGACATGGAATCATATCATCATGATGGATCTTTCCTGGTTGGATAGATTTCATTCTAGGCCCATCCAAAAATTGGATTTCCAAGAGATGCAATTTTCCAATCTGACAGAACTCGAAAAACTTAGGACTGAATTAGATTCGACGATTTCGGAATGGGTAAAAATCATTACCTCAGAGTGGCTGACAAAGGATCTGAAGTTTTACAGTTACATGTACAAAAAGGAGATTACATTGCCGATCTGGCTTTTGATCACTCATTTTTTCAATCATCAGACCCATCATCGCAGCCAAATCTCTACTGCATTATTACAGAGCGGACTGGATTACGGAGTCACGGATATTCCTTGGAATCCTTTTTATCCAAAATCAAAATAA